One Nostoc punctiforme PCC 73102 DNA window includes the following coding sequences:
- a CDS encoding DevA family ABC transporter ATP-binding protein: protein MKTKFIVNISDLNHYFGEKKVRSQILFDINFNIKFGEIVIMTGPSGSGKTTLLTLIGGLRSVQEGSLQFLGQELSGASNEQLVKVRRHIGYIFQAHNLLDFLTARQNVQMSLELHKNISEWEARSKSEAILNAVKLENRVNYYPSDLSGGQKQRVAIARALVSHPKLVLADEPTAALDSKTGRDVVTLMQKLAKEQNCAILMVTHDNRILDIADRIIQMEDGYLVKEVCHLPNG, encoded by the coding sequence ATGAAAACAAAGTTTATTGTGAATATTAGCGATCTGAATCACTACTTCGGCGAGAAAAAAGTACGAAGTCAAATATTGTTCGATATTAATTTTAATATCAAATTTGGAGAAATTGTGATTATGACTGGGCCATCAGGTTCAGGAAAAACAACTTTACTAACTTTAATTGGTGGGTTACGGTCTGTCCAAGAGGGAAGCCTTCAATTTTTAGGTCAAGAGCTTTCTGGAGCTAGTAACGAGCAATTAGTTAAAGTACGCCGCCACATTGGCTATATTTTCCAAGCTCATAACTTATTAGATTTCTTAACAGCCAGGCAAAATGTTCAAATGTCGCTAGAATTACATAAAAATATTTCTGAATGGGAAGCTCGCAGCAAATCAGAAGCTATACTAAATGCGGTTAAATTGGAGAATAGAGTTAATTATTACCCATCTGATCTCTCAGGGGGACAGAAACAACGGGTAGCAATTGCTCGGGCTTTAGTAAGTCATCCAAAATTGGTTTTAGCTGATGAGCCTACAGCTGCTTTAGACAGTAAGACAGGCCGAGATGTTGTCACCCTAATGCAGAAACTAGCTAAAGAACAGAATTGTGCTATCTTAATGGTCACTCACGACAACAGAATTTTAGATATTGCCGATCGCATAATTCAGATGGAAGATGGTTATCTGGTCAAAGAGGTTTGTCATCTACCAAATGGATGA
- a CDS encoding WGxxGxxG family protein, producing the protein MKPFNLSKTVLATAFAISFASVSLPPSVFAQSGGSGSGGSSSGSSSGTGTTGTGTTGTGSGTTGSGLGTGSGTGSGAETTGSGLGTGSGTGSGAGTTGSGLGTGTTGTGSGAGTTGSGLGTGTTGAGSGTGTTGTGSGTGTTGSGLGTGSGTGTTGTGSGAGTTGTGSGAGTTGTGSGAGTTSTGSDAGTTGTGTTGTGTTSTDPTGTGTTGTDTTGTNRNTGVTTSERTSDRGFDWGWLGLLGLAGLAGLARNRDKVRAYSDPNEVTGTRSR; encoded by the coding sequence ATGAAGCCTTTTAATTTATCTAAAACTGTTCTGGCTACTGCCTTTGCCATCAGTTTCGCTTCTGTATCTTTACCTCCTTCTGTTTTTGCCCAAAGCGGAGGCTCAGGTAGTGGAGGTTCTAGTAGTGGTAGTAGCTCAGGGACTGGAACTACAGGTACTGGAACTACAGGTACTGGCTCTGGAACTACAGGCTCTGGCTTAGGTACTGGCTCAGGCACTGGTTCTGGGGCTGAAACTACAGGCTCTGGCTTAGGTACTGGCTCAGGCACTGGTTCTGGGGCTGGAACTACAGGCTCTGGCTTAGGTACTGGAACTACAGGCACTGGTTCCGGGGCTGGAACTACAGGCTCTGGCTTAGGTACTGGAACTACAGGTGCTGGCTCAGGTACTGGAACTACAGGCACTGGCTCAGGGACTGGAACTACAGGCTCTGGCTTAGGTACTGGTTCCGGGACTGGAACTACAGGTACTGGTTCAGGTGCTGGAACTACAGGCACTGGTTCCGGGGCTGGAACTACAGGCACTGGTTCCGGGGCTGGAACTACAAGCACTGGTTCAGATGCTGGCACAACAGGTACTGGCACAACAGGTACTGGAACTACAAGTACTGATCCTACAGGCACTGGCACAACAGGTACTGACACTACAGGTACTAACAGGAATACAGGTGTTACAACTTCCGAAAGAACTAGCGATCGCGGTTTCGATTGGGGTTGGCTAGGTTTACTTGGTCTAGCCGGTTTAGCAGGTCTGGCTCGTAATCGTGATAAAGTCCGGGCTTATAGCGATCCGAATGAAGTAACGGGTACTCGTTCTAGATAG